From Mucilaginibacter gotjawali:
AACAGGTAATTCGGATCGTGTAAAAATATTTTATTAAGATAAGATGTGGACGTGGTTTCGATGGTATCAATACCCTTATCGTCGTCATCCAGGTCAAAGCGCGGATCTATGATCACCAGGTCGACTTTCTGTTCCAGTGTTTCGTAGGCCAGGTATTGTGCATAGGTAAGGTCCTGCCCGCCCCCTATAATTACGGGAATTATATCCTTTTTTACCAGTTCATTCACCACCGTCTTCAATGCGAAATAGGTATCGGTTACTGCGGCGCCCTGCCTGATATTACCAAGGTCAACAATCTTGGTATTGTAATTACCTTCATTCAACAGGTAAAATTTTTCGCGTACATAATCAGGACCTAAGGCACAGCCCGCATTGTTGATGGCGTTACGGTCTTCCAGTACCCCGATGATGGCGATATCTGTTTTTTGTTCCAGGTCGGGAAAATCAACCGAATAGTATTCGATCTTACTGCCCAGCTGGCTGGTATAATATCCCTTTTTTGGGATGATCTTTTCAGCATCAATAGGTGTAAAAAAATCAGATAAAGACATTTTTGATTTGAAAATTATTTAATTTGAAGATTTGATAATGACAAATCTGTATAGCAATATAAAAGACAAACATATTCAAATTATTAGATTAGTTGATTTGAAAGTTTGATTTAGCATCTTTGCAGAAGACATTTTCAAATAGTCGGATTTTCAAATTTTCAAATTAATGATATTAGTTACCGGGGCGACTGGGTTTTTAGGTTCAGAACTGGCTTTGCAGCTGGCAAAACAAGGTAATCGTTTCCGGTGCACCAAACGGGAATCATCTTCAATTCCCGCAATTTTGCGCTCCTTTGAAACAATTATCGATTGGGTAGACGCAGATCTGCTGGATATTTTTGCTCTTGAAGAGGCGTTAAAAGATATCTCACAGGTGTATCATTGTGCTGCCTGGGTATCGCTCAGGCAGGCCGACAAAAAGCCGATGATAAAAACCAATATTGCCGCAACCGCTAATTTGGTTAACTTATGCATGCAGCAAAAAATCAGGCTGGTGCATGTAAGCTCAGTTGCCGCGATCGGGCTGGCCAAACCCGGGGACCTGGTAACAGAAAACCATAACCTCGACCTTGACAGGGAAGACGATGGATATGCCATATCCAAACTTGAAAGCGAGATGGAGGTTTGGCGCGGTATTGCCGAAGGTTTGCACGCTGTGATCGTTAACCCTTCAATCATTATAGGCGCTAATGCAGGTATTAAAGGCAGCGGGCAACTTTTTGAAACTGTAAGAAATGGCCTTAAATTTTACACGTCAGGTAGCTGCGGGTTTGTTGACGTGGAGGATGTTGCCAAAAGTATGATAGCGCTGATGAATACTAAAATCAGTGGCGAGCGTTATATTGTGAGCGCCGAAAACCGGAACTACAAACAACTTACCAGCGAAATTGCAGAGGATTTTGGTATTAAACCACCAGCAATGCATGCCGGCGCCTTAATGATGGGCTTTGCCTGGCGCGGGGCAGCATTAGCAGCATTGCTTACCGGCAGGGCGCCGGCAATTGATAAAGTATCGGCACGCGCAGCCACAATTACCCGCGATTACGATAATTCTAAAATCAAAAAAGCTATCGGTATTGATTTTAAGCCGGTAAGTATTACGATAAAAGAGATCTGTGAAAAATTAAACAGGTAGAGACGCAATATTTTGCGTCTCTATTTTGCGTCTCAGGATGAAATTCCTCTCTGGATAAAGCCCTAATACTGCCCTATCG
This genomic window contains:
- a CDS encoding NAD-dependent epimerase/dehydratase family protein, translated to MILVTGATGFLGSELALQLAKQGNRFRCTKRESSSIPAILRSFETIIDWVDADLLDIFALEEALKDISQVYHCAAWVSLRQADKKPMIKTNIAATANLVNLCMQQKIRLVHVSSVAAIGLAKPGDLVTENHNLDLDREDDGYAISKLESEMEVWRGIAEGLHAVIVNPSIIIGANAGIKGSGQLFETVRNGLKFYTSGSCGFVDVEDVAKSMIALMNTKISGERYIVSAENRNYKQLTSEIAEDFGIKPPAMHAGALMMGFAWRGAALAALLTGRAPAIDKVSARAATITRDYDNSKIKKAIGIDFKPVSITIKEICEKLNR